In Solanum stenotomum isolate F172 chromosome 6, ASM1918654v1, whole genome shotgun sequence, one DNA window encodes the following:
- the LOC125868896 gene encoding F-box/kelch-repeat protein At3g23880-like: MATRRAFSEESSREILLSLPVKSLLRFKCVCKNWGNLINNPSFTIDHLNLSKKKKPPQHLIYDYGAADDAPTVTLVSDKGIDEQNFQRFGDNITNLLGSIDGVFFMERQIDNAILCTLWNPANREDVKNKLSILSFDFGNEVFVEMEGPPRGHEDYNWSAELMLLGDSVGILNFVDGFVHDVWTVVEAAGIPLFWLVGLRIA; encoded by the exons ATGGCTACGCGTAGGGCTTTTTCTGAAGAATCCTCAAGAGAAATTCTATTGAGTTTGCCTGTGAAATCATTGCTAAGATTCAAATGTGTATGCAAAAATTGGGGCAATCTTATCAATAACCCTAGCTTTACTATAGACCACTTGAATTTAAGTAAGAAGAAGAAGCCTCCGCAACACTTGATTTATGATTATGGTGCAGCCGATGATGCCCCTACTGTTACTTTGGTTTCCGATAAGGGTATAGATGAACAAAATTTCCAAAGGTTTGGAGATAATATTACCAACTTGTTAGGTTCTATTGATGGTGTGTTTTTCATGGAAAGACAAATTGATAATGCCATTTTGTGTACATTATGGAATCCAGCTAACAGAGAG gatgtcaaaaataaaCTTAGTATTCTTTCATTTGACTTTGGGAATGAGGTGTTTGTAGAGATGGAAGGGCCACCACGTGGTCACGAGGATTATAATTGGTCGGCAGAACTGATGTTGCTTGGTGACTCCGTTGGTATCTTGAATTTTGTCGACGGGTTTGTTCATGATGTATGG ACAGTCGTCGAGGCAGCTGGGATTCCATTGTTTTGGCTTGTTGGACTGAGAATTGcctga